A segment of the Thermoplasmata archaeon genome:
GTTGAACCAAGAGGGCAAGATAGATTTGCATACTATATACGTGTTCCGATAGGACCGATTTTCTCAATAACTCCATTTAATGATCCATTGAATCTTGTAGCTCACAAAATAGGACCGGCACTAGCTGCTGGCAACTCAATAATCAACAAACCAGCAACACTCACGCCCCTTTCATCTTTAAAATTGGGAGAAATAATTGCAGAAAGTGGTTTCCCCGAATACTCTTTCCAGAATATAATCGCTGGTGGAGGTTCTGAAGTTACTAAATTTTTCCTCAATTCTGACTTTATCAAGAAAGTTACTTTTACTGGTGGAATTGAAGCTGCAGACAGTTTGATTAAAAGTGCAGGGCCAAAAAAATACTCGATGGAACTTGGTAGCAATTCACCAGTAATAATTTGCGAAAACTCAGACTGGAAAAATAACATTTCTTCAATCGTTGATGCAGCATTTGAATCACAAGGTCAAAATTGCATTCATGCCCAGCGCATTATTGTCCAAAAAAATGAATATAATGAATTTGTGGAAGAATTCATTAAATCCGCTCGAAAATTGAAAGCTGGAAATCCACTAGATGAAAGCACAGACATTGGCCCAATGATAAGTGAAGGAGAGGCAAAAAGAGTGGAAGGCTGGGTGGACTCAGCAGTTGATGAAGGTGCTGATATACTAATGGGCGGCAAAAGAGAAGGTAGTATTTACTTCCCCACAGTTCTAGATAAGGTAAATAATAAATCAATGGTATGGAAAAATGAGGCTTTTGGCCCTATTACGATAATTAAGAGCTTTGATGATATTGATGAAGCTTTAAACCTGGCAAATGATACTCAGTATGGATTGCATGCTGGAATTTTTACTTCTGAAATAAAAACGGTTATGAAAGCAATTGATGTGCTAGACTATGGAACTATACTCGTTAATGACACTTCTGACTTCCGGATAGACACTATGCCATTTGGAGGCATGAAAAAAAGTGGTATTGGAAGGGAAGGTATAAGGTTCTCTATAGAAGAGATGACCGAAATAAAACTGGTAATATTAAAAAAATAGCAAAAGTCTTTAAATTTTTATTTGTTTGTATAAATATGGACTATATTTAATATAAATAAAAAAGTGCAAGGATATAATAAGTAAGATCATAAATAAGGTAAATACTCGATAGCAAATTTTATATTTTTATATATTATATTAATTAACATGGCAACTAAAAAATTTGACTTTGATGAAGTAATTGATCGTAAAGGAACAGGATCTGTTAAGTGGGATTTTTTAGCTCAACGTTTTAGCTCAGATGACCTGTTGCCACTATGGGTGGCAGACATGGACTTTCGAGCGCCTAAGCCTCTTGTAGATGCCTTAACTCGACGTGCACAACATGGAATATATGGCTATTCAAATTTTACGTCAGCATACTATGATGCAGTCATAAACTGGTACAGACGAAGATATGACTGGAACTTAAAAAGAGAATGGATGGTATTCACTCCGGGAGTAGTTCCGGCAATCAGTCTTGCAGTCAGAGCCTTTTCTAACCCTGGAGAAAAGATTATTGTTCAAACTCCTGTCTACTATCCGTTCTTTAAGTCTATAGAATCAAATGGAAGGTATCTTTTGAATAACCCCTTAATATTAAAAGACGGAC
Coding sequences within it:
- a CDS encoding aminotransferase class I/II-fold pyridoxal phosphate-dependent enzyme; this encodes MATKKFDFDEVIDRKGTGSVKWDFLAQRFSSDDLLPLWVADMDFRAPKPLVDALTRRAQHGIYGYSNFTSAYYDAVINWYRRRYDWNLKREWMVFTPGVVPAISLAVRAFSNPGEKIIVQTPVYYPFFKSIESNGRYLLNNPLILKDGHYEMDFEDLEKKVRDPKVRMIILCNPHNPVGRVWKKEELKRLGDICIDNGILVISDEIHSDIRYPEVDFTN
- a CDS encoding aldehyde dehydrogenase family protein; this encodes MAGKMLSVKNKFNNETIRKIKETNLTDAKKILDNALIAFKKNSMLPAFKRYDFLLNASEQINKKQDELARIIAMEAGKPIKYARKETKRASFTIKSSGEEAKNIHGETVPLDVEPRGQDRFAYYIRVPIGPIFSITPFNDPLNLVAHKIGPALAAGNSIINKPATLTPLSSLKLGEIIAESGFPEYSFQNIIAGGGSEVTKFFLNSDFIKKVTFTGGIEAADSLIKSAGPKKYSMELGSNSPVIICENSDWKNNISSIVDAAFESQGQNCIHAQRIIVQKNEYNEFVEEFIKSARKLKAGNPLDESTDIGPMISEGEAKRVEGWVDSAVDEGADILMGGKREGSIYFPTVLDKVNNKSMVWKNEAFGPITIIKSFDDIDEALNLANDTQYGLHAGIFTSEIKTVMKAIDVLDYGTILVNDTSDFRIDTMPFGGMKKSGIGREGIRFSIEEMTEIKLVILKK